One window of the Notolabrus celidotus isolate fNotCel1 chromosome 23, fNotCel1.pri, whole genome shotgun sequence genome contains the following:
- the LOC117807167 gene encoding uncharacterized protein LOC117807167 isoform X3, which translates to MKIQIVLLVAAFVAAVSAAPVSEALADEVYADELELDAVAVEKPDLDSDAVEEPQLDSDAAKDLLMDEATAELDVAAANELQLDAAAAGEPQLDADAAKDLLMDEATAELDVAAANELQLVAAAVQEPQLNAAAAVASQLDAAAVQEPQLDAAAVQEPQLDAAAAVAPQLDAAAAVAPQLDAAAVKEPQLDVAAPNELQLDAAAAKEPQLDAAKEVPANDKPNMYVFEDDSFMQDALDDENRRQDAFENEAMHFKISRRDIFNDAMLMQDSLDDAMLVQDSLDDDRLMQDSFNDEIFKD; encoded by the exons ATGAAGATCCAAATTGTGCTGCTGGTCGCTGCTTTTGTGGCTGCTGTCAGTGCAGCACCTGTTTCTGAAG CCCTAGCTGACGAGGTCTATGCTGATGAACTGGAGCTAGATGCTGTTGCAGTCGAAAAGCCAGACTTGGATTCTGATGCCGTTGAAGAGCCACAACTGGATTCTGATGCAGCTAAGGATCTACTGATGGATGAAGCTACCGCTGAACTGGATGTGGCTGCAGCTAATGAGCTTCAACTGGATGCTGCTGCAGCCGGAGAGCCACAACTGGATGCTGATGCAGCTAAGGACCTACTGATGGATGAAGCTACCGCTGAACTGGATGTGGCTGCTGCTAATGAGCTACAACTGGTTGCTGCTGCAGTTCAAGAGCCACAACTGAATGCTGCTGCAGCCGTAGCGTCACAACTGGATGCTGCTGCAGTTCAAGAGCCACAACTGGATGCTGCTGCAGTTCAAGAGCCACAACTGGATGCTGCTGCAGCCGTAGCGCCACAACTGGATGCTGCTGCAGCCGTAGCGCCACAACTGGATGCTGCCGCAGTCAAGGAGCCACAACTGGATGTGGCTGCACCTAATGAGCTTCAACTGGATGCTGCTGCAGCCAAAGAGCCACAACTGGACGCAGCTAAGGAGGTCCCAGCCAACGACAAACCCAACATGTATGTTTTCGAAGATGACAGCTTCATGCAGGACGCACTGGATGACGAGAACCGCAGGCAGGATGCTTTCGAGAATGAGGCaatgcatttcaaaataagtCGTCGGGATATTTTCAATGATGCCATGCTCATGCAGGACTCTTTAGATGATGCCATGCTTGTGCAGGACTCTTTAGATGATGACAGGCTCATGCAGGACTCTTTTAATGATGAGATATTCAAGGATTGA
- the LOC117807167 gene encoding uncharacterized protein LOC117807167 isoform X1, giving the protein MLRFIPQNVRILLSCVHVLCTKSYCKPEKMKIQIVLLVAAFVAAVSAAPVSEALADEVYADELELDAVAVEKPDLDSDAVEEPQLDSDAAKDLLMDEATAELDVAAANELQLDAAAAGEPQLDADAAKDLLMDEATAELDVAAANELQLVAAAVQEPQLNAAAAVASQLDAAAVQEPQLDAAAVQEPQLDAAAAVAPQLDAAAAVAPQLDAAAVKEPQLDVAAPNELQLDAAAAKEPQLDAAKEVPANDKPNMYVFEDDSFMQDALDDENRRQDAFENEAMHFKISRRDIFNDAMLMQDSLDDAMLVQDSLDDDRLMQDSFNDEIFKD; this is encoded by the exons ATGTTGAGG TTTATCCCTCAGAATGTCAGAATTCTCCTGAGCTGCGTTCACGTTCTTTGTACCAAGAGCTACTGCAAACCGGAG AAAATGAAGATCCAAATTGTGCTGCTGGTCGCTGCTTTTGTGGCTGCTGTCAGTGCAGCACCTGTTTCTGAAG CCCTAGCTGACGAGGTCTATGCTGATGAACTGGAGCTAGATGCTGTTGCAGTCGAAAAGCCAGACTTGGATTCTGATGCCGTTGAAGAGCCACAACTGGATTCTGATGCAGCTAAGGATCTACTGATGGATGAAGCTACCGCTGAACTGGATGTGGCTGCAGCTAATGAGCTTCAACTGGATGCTGCTGCAGCCGGAGAGCCACAACTGGATGCTGATGCAGCTAAGGACCTACTGATGGATGAAGCTACCGCTGAACTGGATGTGGCTGCTGCTAATGAGCTACAACTGGTTGCTGCTGCAGTTCAAGAGCCACAACTGAATGCTGCTGCAGCCGTAGCGTCACAACTGGATGCTGCTGCAGTTCAAGAGCCACAACTGGATGCTGCTGCAGTTCAAGAGCCACAACTGGATGCTGCTGCAGCCGTAGCGCCACAACTGGATGCTGCTGCAGCCGTAGCGCCACAACTGGATGCTGCCGCAGTCAAGGAGCCACAACTGGATGTGGCTGCACCTAATGAGCTTCAACTGGATGCTGCTGCAGCCAAAGAGCCACAACTGGACGCAGCTAAGGAGGTCCCAGCCAACGACAAACCCAACATGTATGTTTTCGAAGATGACAGCTTCATGCAGGACGCACTGGATGACGAGAACCGCAGGCAGGATGCTTTCGAGAATGAGGCaatgcatttcaaaataagtCGTCGGGATATTTTCAATGATGCCATGCTCATGCAGGACTCTTTAGATGATGCCATGCTTGTGCAGGACTCTTTAGATGATGACAGGCTCATGCAGGACTCTTTTAATGATGAGATATTCAAGGATTGA
- the LOC117807167 gene encoding uncharacterized protein LOC117807167 isoform X2, whose protein sequence is MLRFIPQNVRILLSCVHVLCTKSYCKPEKMKIQIVLLVAAFVAAVSAAPVSEALADEVYADELELDAVAVEKPDLDSDAVEEPQLDSDAAKDLLMDEATAELDVAAANELQLDAAAAGEPQLDADAAKDLLMDEATAELDVAAANELQLVAAAVQEPQLNAAAAVASQLDAAAVQEPQLDAAAVQEPQLDAAAAVAPQLDAAAVKEPQLDVAAPNELQLDAAAAKEPQLDAAKEVPANDKPNMYVFEDDSFMQDALDDENRRQDAFENEAMHFKISRRDIFNDAMLMQDSLDDAMLVQDSLDDDRLMQDSFNDEIFKD, encoded by the exons ATGTTGAGG TTTATCCCTCAGAATGTCAGAATTCTCCTGAGCTGCGTTCACGTTCTTTGTACCAAGAGCTACTGCAAACCGGAG AAAATGAAGATCCAAATTGTGCTGCTGGTCGCTGCTTTTGTGGCTGCTGTCAGTGCAGCACCTGTTTCTGAAG CCCTAGCTGACGAGGTCTATGCTGATGAACTGGAGCTAGATGCTGTTGCAGTCGAAAAGCCAGACTTGGATTCTGATGCCGTTGAAGAGCCACAACTGGATTCTGATGCAGCTAAGGATCTACTGATGGATGAAGCTACCGCTGAACTGGATGTGGCTGCAGCTAATGAGCTTCAACTGGATGCTGCTGCAGCCGGAGAGCCACAACTGGATGCTGATGCAGCTAAGGACCTACTGATGGATGAAGCTACCGCTGAACTGGATGTGGCTGCTGCTAATGAGCTACAACTGGTTGCTGCTGCAGTTCAAGAGCCACAACTGAATGCTGCTGCAGCCGTAGCGTCACAACTGGATGCTGCTGCAGTTCAAGAGCCACAACTGGATGCTGCTGCAGTTCAAGAGCCACAACTGGATGCTGCTGCAGCCGTA GCGCCACAACTGGATGCTGCCGCAGTCAAGGAGCCACAACTGGATGTGGCTGCACCTAATGAGCTTCAACTGGATGCTGCTGCAGCCAAAGAGCCACAACTGGACGCAGCTAAGGAGGTCCCAGCCAACGACAAACCCAACATGTATGTTTTCGAAGATGACAGCTTCATGCAGGACGCACTGGATGACGAGAACCGCAGGCAGGATGCTTTCGAGAATGAGGCaatgcatttcaaaataagtCGTCGGGATATTTTCAATGATGCCATGCTCATGCAGGACTCTTTAGATGATGCCATGCTTGTGCAGGACTCTTTAGATGATGACAGGCTCATGCAGGACTCTTTTAATGATGAGATATTCAAGGATTGA